Proteins from a genomic interval of Nostoc sp. TCL240-02:
- a CDS encoding efflux RND transporter permease subunit, whose translation MNLSEPFIRRPVMTTLVMIGILIFGLMSYFLLPISALPNVEYPFISVSASLPGATPETMASSVAAPLERQFTEIAGLNSFNSTSSTGSTNISLQFDFSRRVEDAAKDVQAAISAAAGQLPAGMPHPPTYRKVNPSVSPVLFLYMYSETQPISTVDEYAEVTVGQPISMIDGVAQVQVFGQQQYAVRVQLDPRELASRGIGLNQVKTAIQQGNVNLPTGSLSGTYKSYTIQANGQLTDAASYRQLIVSYKNGATVRLQDLGQVIDSEQNVKVSNLYSDRKVTNRHSVVLAVQPQPGANTVNIVDAIQKLLPTLREQVPKSIEMGIMYDRSQTIRASVNDVKFTLVLSVCLVVLVIFLFLRDTTATLIPSLALPVAIIGTFAVMYLSGFSLDNLSLMALTLSVGFVVDDAIVVLENIVRYREMGESPLNAALKGSREISFTILSMTLSLVAVFIPIMFMSGIIGKLFHEFAVTIAVAILVSGFVSLSLTPMLCSRFLSSSHQQKPNLVYRVSERAFDLLLQGYDWTLKPILKYRLMTLIGSGILLVMTVYLFVIVPKGFIPTEDTGQLMGNTKGAQDISFDDMRHHQQKVVDIIRQDPNIEAVDSIVGASGPNASVNSGRITIRLKPRSQRQLSADQIIQELTPKLRRVVGVKTFLRSPPAIPIGGQQTNSTYQFTLQSLNLQDLRQYVPKLVDKVKTLPGLQNVDTDLQLSTPQIQVKFDHNKAATLGITAQQVEQTLSAAYGSSQVSTIYTPNDQFYVILEVKPEFQRDPSALSMLYVQSSTGKLVPLSAIANITQNVGPLTVTHVAQLPSSTISFDTLPGTSLSQATEAIKQAASEVLPSTITTSFQGSAQTFQQSFNDLGVLLLVSILVIYLILGILYEDFIHPITILSGLPSAGFGALLTLLIFQVDLNLYSFIGIILLVGIVKKNGIMLVDFAIEAQRKEGKNTFDAIYAACLIRFRPIMMTTMAALIGTLPIALGTGVGSEARRPLGIAIVGGLLFSQILTLYLTPVFYIYMETLRKKLKGCL comes from the coding sequence GCCGGACTCAATTCATTTAATTCCACTAGTTCAACTGGTAGCACTAACATCTCCCTACAATTTGACTTTAGCCGCAGAGTGGAAGATGCCGCCAAAGATGTACAGGCAGCCATCTCAGCCGCCGCCGGACAACTACCCGCCGGAATGCCTCATCCGCCCACTTACCGCAAAGTCAACCCCTCTGTTTCACCAGTTCTCTTCCTCTATATGTATTCTGAGACACAGCCAATCTCTACAGTAGATGAATACGCAGAGGTAACAGTTGGTCAGCCAATCTCGATGATTGATGGTGTTGCTCAGGTACAGGTTTTTGGTCAACAGCAATATGCAGTCCGCGTCCAGCTTGACCCGCGAGAGTTGGCATCGAGGGGAATTGGTTTAAATCAGGTAAAAACTGCTATTCAACAAGGAAATGTCAATTTACCAACAGGTAGTCTGTCTGGCACTTACAAAAGTTATACAATTCAGGCGAACGGTCAACTTACCGACGCTGCCAGCTACCGCCAGTTGATTGTAAGCTACAAAAATGGTGCTACTGTGCGCCTCCAGGATTTGGGGCAGGTAATTGACAGTGAACAAAATGTCAAAGTCTCCAATTTATATAGCGATCGCAAGGTAACAAACCGTCATTCTGTTGTTCTCGCTGTACAGCCGCAGCCGGGAGCTAACACGGTAAATATCGTTGATGCCATCCAGAAACTCTTACCTACACTCCGCGAACAAGTTCCCAAATCCATTGAGATGGGGATTATGTACGATCGCTCCCAAACTATCCGCGCCTCTGTCAACGATGTGAAATTTACCTTAGTTTTGTCAGTTTGTCTAGTTGTCTTAGTAATTTTCTTATTCTTGCGTGATACAACTGCAACGCTGATTCCTAGTTTGGCGCTACCTGTAGCCATCATTGGCACTTTTGCTGTGATGTATCTATCAGGCTTCTCCCTAGACAACCTCTCCCTCATGGCGTTGACACTTTCTGTAGGCTTTGTGGTGGATGATGCGATCGTGGTGTTAGAAAATATCGTCCGTTATCGAGAAATGGGCGAATCTCCCCTAAACGCGGCATTAAAGGGATCGAGGGAAATCAGCTTTACCATTTTGTCAATGACCCTCTCCCTAGTGGCGGTGTTCATCCCCATTATGTTTATGAGTGGAATAATCGGTAAATTATTTCATGAATTTGCCGTGACGATCGCAGTGGCAATTTTGGTTTCGGGTTTTGTTTCCCTCAGTCTCACTCCAATGTTGTGCAGTCGTTTCTTAAGTTCATCCCATCAGCAAAAGCCAAATCTGGTGTATCGCGTCTCAGAACGAGCATTTGATTTACTACTGCAAGGATATGATTGGACGCTCAAGCCGATTCTAAAATACCGTCTGATGACACTAATCGGTTCTGGTATTTTGCTGGTAATGACTGTCTATTTGTTCGTCATCGTTCCCAAAGGCTTTATTCCCACCGAAGACACCGGACAACTGATGGGGAATACCAAAGGAGCGCAAGATATTTCTTTTGATGATATGCGGCATCACCAGCAAAAGGTTGTTGATATCATTCGTCAAGACCCTAACATTGAAGCGGTTGACTCGATTGTGGGTGCAAGTGGGCCGAATGCATCAGTCAACTCCGGGCGAATTACAATTCGGCTCAAGCCACGTTCTCAACGTCAACTGAGTGCTGACCAAATCATTCAAGAGTTAACCCCCAAGTTGAGACGTGTAGTTGGGGTTAAGACATTCCTCCGTTCTCCGCCAGCTATTCCCATCGGTGGACAACAAACTAATTCTACTTATCAGTTCACATTGCAGAGTTTAAATCTGCAAGACTTACGTCAATACGTTCCTAAACTTGTAGATAAAGTCAAAACCCTACCAGGACTCCAGAACGTTGACACCGATTTACAACTCAGCACTCCCCAAATCCAAGTCAAATTTGACCACAACAAAGCTGCAACTCTTGGGATTACTGCACAACAGGTTGAACAAACCCTCAGCGCAGCCTATGGTTCCAGTCAGGTTTCCACTATTTATACCCCAAATGACCAATTCTATGTAATCTTGGAAGTAAAACCGGAGTTTCAACGAGATCCTAGCGCCCTATCGATGCTCTATGTGCAATCAAGTACAGGGAAACTTGTTCCCCTGAGTGCGATCGCTAATATTACTCAAAATGTCGGTCCCCTCACTGTCACTCACGTTGCTCAACTCCCCTCTTCAACTATCTCTTTTGATACACTCCCAGGAACGTCTCTAAGTCAGGCGACAGAAGCCATTAAGCAAGCAGCCAGTGAGGTGCTACCATCAACAATTACCACTAGCTTTCAGGGTTCAGCACAGACCTTTCAACAGTCTTTCAACGATTTAGGCGTGCTGTTGTTGGTGTCTATTTTAGTAATTTATCTAATTCTCGGTATCCTCTATGAGGATTTCATTCACCCGATTACCATTCTTTCCGGTTTACCTTCGGCGGGTTTTGGTGCATTACTGACACTGCTGATTTTCCAGGTTGACTTAAACCTTTACTCTTTCATCGGCATCATCCTGCTAGTAGGCATCGTCAAGAAAAATGGGATTATGCTGGTGGATTTTGCCATTGAAGCGCAACGAAAGGAAGGTAAAAATACCTTTGATGCCATTTATGCCGCTTGCTTGATTCGCTTCCGTCCAATTATGATGACGACGATGGCAGCTTTAATTGGTACACTCCCCATTGCTCTGGGTACAGGAGTGGGTTCAGAAGCGCGTCGTCCTTTAGGGATTGCGATCGTTGGTGGATTGCTGTTTTCTCAGATATTGACTCTCTATCTAACTCCAGTGTTTTACATTTACATGGAAACATTGCGGAAAAAGCTTAAAGGGTGTTTATAA